In Actinoplanes octamycinicus, the genomic window CTCCAGCCATGAAACTTCTCCTCGCCGCTCAAGTCGTCGATGCAAAGGGTCTCAGGACCCTCTGACAAAAACGCCTCAGCGGGTCTCGGGACGGATGACCTTGGTCCGCAGGATGGACTCGTTGAGCCGGAGCTGACGGTCCAGCTCGGCCACGGCCTCGGGCGTCGCCTGCAGGTCGACGACCGCGTAGATGCCCTCAGCCTTCTTGTTGATCTCGAACGAGAGCCGGCGACGGCCCCAGACGTCGAGCTTCTCCACCGAGCCACCCGCGGTCCTGATCACGTTCAGGTACTGGTCGAGCGACGGGGCGACGGTGCGCTCCTCGAGCGAAGGGTCGAGGATCACCATCAGTTCGTAATGACGCAAGACATTCACCTCCTGTGGGCTATGCGGCCACGGTCTCTCCGTGGCAGGAGGTCTTGTGTCGAACGCAGAAGAAAGCCGTGGGAAGAAGTGCGCCCCACGGCGGACAGTCTGCGAACCGAGCCAGCATACCCAGGTGGGGTGCTCCGGCCCAAAACGAAGACCCCGTCCGGGGACGGGGTCTCTCGCCGTGCAGAGCCGCGGGGCGTCCGGTCCGGTTCGTTGGGTGGGACCTGGGGAGGAACGACCACACCGATGAGGTGGACGCGGTCGCCCCGCGGAGCCTTACAAGAGGGAAGCTTACGCCAGATTTGCCCGAGATGCACGTTGCGACACGATTGCCCGAATAGCCGCGGTGAGCACGCCCAGCACGCAGACCATCGCGGTGAGCCCGAGCAGGCCGATCGGGCGGCCGGTGCGCATCGGCTCGATCGCGGCAACCGGCTCGGCGGCCGGCGCGGCGGCCGGGCCGTCCTGCCCCCGATCCGGGGCGGCCGCACCGGACGGCGACGCGTCGGCGCTGGTCACGCCGGTGACCGAGGCCCGGTCGTCGGGGACCAGGGACTGGCGCTCACCCGGGGGCATACCGGCGAACGGCGGGGCGCCCGCGGTGGTCGTACGGGAAACCTTGTTCTTGATCTTCTGGGTGGTGGCGTCGTGCGGCGCGCTGGCGGCCGTGTCGTGAGCGGCGCGGGCGGGCTGGGCCGGCGGCGTGCCGGTCCGGTGCTGAGCGGCCCGCGCGGCGTCGGTCGCGGGACGGATCGGCCGGGACCGCGGCGACCGGGTGTCCGGCCCGGTCGAGCCGGCGGACGACGAGAAACCCGACGAACCGGCGATGATCGACGGCAGCGTTCCGGCGCTCGACCCGCCCGGCACCGGGTCCGGCAGCGTGGCCGGGGCCGACGGGACCGCGGTGACCAGCATCGGCACCGGGTCGTCGGCGTCCGAGCAGTCCGGGTTCAGCACGACCGGCGTGGTGCCGCGCCGGAACACCACCTCAGCGGCGCCGTCGTCCGGGATCACGCCCTTGCGCGCGCCGGCCAGCTCCAGCCGGGCGTCGTGACCGGTCCGGTTGATCACGTGCAGGGTGCTGTCGGCGGGCACCGTCATCTTCTCCACGCTGGGCTTGGAGTCACAGCTCAGGCCCAGCATGCCGCCGCCGAAGGTGACCCGGCGGTCGCCCGGCTCGAGCTGCTCGGCGCTCGCCGTCCCGGTGGCGATCAGCGGCACACCGAAGATCAAACCGCTGGCCACCAGCGCTGCCATCCGGTATCGGAACTGCCGCGACATGCATTACTCCCCAGTTCGCCGCCGGTCACGACCGGCAATCGGTCAAACGTGATCGATGGGGCTAACGAGGCGCGGCGGAGGCCGGTGACGCTCGGCGGAAAGTGTCGGTCCGGCGTCGTAGGCTCGGTCCATGCGCATCGGAGCCCACGTCGATCCCGCCGACCCGCTGGCCGAGGCCGCCGCACGCGGCGCCGAGGCGGTGCAGTTCTTCCTCACCGACCCGCAGGGTTACAAAAACCCCAAACCACGTGAGGACGCCGAGCAGTTGCGCGCGTCCGACGTGGACGTCTACATCCACGCGCCGTACATCGTGAATGTCGCCTCGCCGAACAACCGGATCCGCATCCCCAGCCGCAAGCTGCTGATGGCGCACGCCAAGGCGGCCGCCGAGCTCGGGGCGAAAGGGTTGATCGTGCACGGCGGGCACGTCGGGGCGGGCGCCGATCTCAGCGCCGGCTTCGACAACTGGCGCAAGGCCTTCGAATACGCCGAGAAGGACGGCGGCCTCCCGCTCCCGATCCTGATCGAGAACACCGCCGGTGGGGACAACGCGTGCGCCCGGCGCTTCGACGACCTGGCCCGGCTCTGGGAGGCGGTCGGCTCGTTCGGGGCCGGCTTCTGCCTGGACACCTGCCACGCCTTCGCCGGCGGGGAGGACCTGGTCGGCATCGTCGACCGGATCAAGGCGATCACCGGGCGGATCGACCTGATCCACGCGAACGATTCCAAGGGCGGCTTCGACTCGGGCCAGGACCGGCACGACAACCTGGGTAATGGGAAGATCGACCCCGAACTGGTGGTCGCCGCCATCCGCGCCTCCGGTGCTCCCGCCATTGTGGAGACGCCCGGCGGGGTGGAGGGGCAGAGTGCCGACATCGCGCTGCTGCGGGCGCGGTCGGGTGCCTGACGTGTTGGGCCGGGGAGGGTCATGACAGAGCAGCCGCAACCGCTCTCGACCAGGGCCGCCGGTGACGGGACGGGGGCGCGGGAGCCGAGAGGGCGACGGTTGTTCGGGATCTTTGGGTCTCGTCGGCGGGACAAAAAGGACGGACCGCGATCCTCGGATTCGTCGGGGGCTTCGGGCTCGTCGAAGGCTTCGGGGTCGGTTGGGGCTGCGGATGAGGCCGGTGGGGCGAAACTCGGGCCCAAGGCTGAGCAGATCGAGGCCGGTCCGCTGGAGGCTGGTGGCGCGGTCGGCGCCTTGAAGCCGGACGCTCTCAAGCCTGACGTCACGAAGCCTGACGCTCTTCCGAAGTCTGATCATGCGGATCCTGAGGGTGTTAAGTCCGGCGCTGCACGATCTGAGGCTGCGAAGCCGGCCCCTGCTGCTTCGGGGGAAATATCCGACAAGAGCGACGGGTCGCCGGCGGGTGGCACGAAGGCCGGGGCGGATGAGGCCGGTCGCGGGAGCGCGGATCCAGAAGGCAAGGCCGCGGGATCAGACAGCAAGGCCGCAGGCCCGGAGACCAAGGCCGCAGGCCCGGAGACCAAGAGCGCGGGCTCAGAGACCAAGGCCGCAGGCCCGGAGACCAAGAGCGCGGGCTCGGAGGGCAAGGCCGCGGATCCGGCGACCAAGGGTGCCGGGCCGGAGGACAAGGGCGCGGCTGCCGGGGGCGGGAAGGGTGCTGGCGATCCACTAGGGACGGCGGCGAAGGGGAAACGGAAGCGGAAGGAGCTGCCGGAGACTCGTCCGCCGGGGGCGCCGGAGGATCCGTGGTCGGCTTTCGCGGCGATCGCCGCGGAGAAGCCGCCGGGGCGGCTCCGGCGTGGGTTCCGGGTCGTCTGGCGTGCGGTCGTTCATGAGTACGCGCTGGCCGCCTACATCTCCGCGGTCCTCGCGATCGGGCTGACCTGGCCGACGCTGCGGTACCCGATGCACACGCTGCCGCAGGACCTCGGCGATCCGTCGCGGCAAGCCTGGCAGGTGTCCTGGCTGGGCCACGTGCTGCGGACGAACCCGGTCAAACTCTGGCAATCAAATGCCTACTTCCCCAACAACAACAGCTTTGCGTACGGCGACAGCCTGCTCGGATATGCCGGGTTCGGCCTGGTCGGGGACGGGCCCAGCGCCGCCGTGCTGCGCTACAACATCATCTTCGTGCTGGCCCAC contains:
- a CDS encoding deoxyribonuclease IV, whose protein sequence is MRIGAHVDPADPLAEAAARGAEAVQFFLTDPQGYKNPKPREDAEQLRASDVDVYIHAPYIVNVASPNNRIRIPSRKLLMAHAKAAAELGAKGLIVHGGHVGAGADLSAGFDNWRKAFEYAEKDGGLPLPILIENTAGGDNACARRFDDLARLWEAVGSFGAGFCLDTCHAFAGGEDLVGIVDRIKAITGRIDLIHANDSKGGFDSGQDRHDNLGNGKIDPELVVAAIRASGAPAIVETPGGVEGQSADIALLRARSGA
- the rpsF gene encoding 30S ribosomal protein S6, coding for MRHYELMVILDPSLEERTVAPSLDQYLNVIRTAGGSVEKLDVWGRRRLSFEINKKAEGIYAVVDLQATPEAVAELDRQLRLNESILRTKVIRPETR